Sequence from the Seonamhaeicola sp. ML3 genome:
AAAAAGAATAATAACGGTGATTTAATAGTTGTGGGGATGGTAGATTATGGGGCATTGTTTGATAAAGGCGGTATTATAAAAACAAAAGAAGCAAACGGTAATTGGGAATTGATATCTTCATTTAATGGCGGTAATTATACTAAACACGATTTTTATTTTAAAGGGGATATAGGCTATGTTTTTGGGGAAAACGAGTCTAAAAAAACGATTGATGGAGGTATTACTTGGCAAAATTTTAGTATTCCCGATATAACCGTAAAACAATTTGAAGTTGTAGACAATAGTATGTTTCTATTTGGCATAAATACCCAATATCAGAATGTGCTTTTTAAAAGTATAGATAACGGTACTACATGGCAAAACATAACTAATTTAGAATATGTCAATAATATTTATTTTGTAAATGATTTAATAATGTTCACTACTAAAGAAACTGGAATATTCAAATCTGTAGATGGTGGTGTAAACTGGAAAAATGTGGACACGAGCCATAACCCTTATGATTTGTTCATTATAAACGAAAGTAAATTATTTGCAGCAGGTGTATTTGGTGTCATTAAAACAGAAGACGGAGGAGAGACTTGGGAATCTGCCGATTTAGAATTGGAAAACGGAAATTCTTTTGTGTATTCGATAAGTTTTTTTGACGACAAAATAGGTTTGGCCGGTTCAAATGATGGAATAATTTATAAAACAACAAACGGAGGAGAGACTTGGGAAAAAATATACACATTAATTCATAGAAATGTAAAACACATACATGCTATTAGTGAAGAGGAATGGTTTGCCACAGGAGATGGTTATTTTTTGTACAAAAGTTATGATGCAGGAAATACATGGAACATAATTAGTTCTAGTTCAAATGATTTGAAGATTGTCCATAAGGACAACAATACTTTTTACGGCTTAGGTAATGGAAGTTTTATAAAACTAGATTTCAAAGACATCAGAGGTATTATCCCATCAAAGGTTTCTGGCAATGAATACCCCAATAGCAAAAATAAAGAAAGATATAAGGTTTTAAATGAATCAGGTGTTCATTATAAATGGAGTGTTTCTGGAGATAATGAGATAAATTACAATAATGAATCAGCAGAAGTATTTTGGAAAACCCCTGGGAATTATACGCTTTCGGTCACAGCATATAATGAATGTAGCCAAGGCAAAACCAGGACAATAAATGTTATTGTTGAGGATGTTGAAGAATCGCCTGTAATCATCGAAGGTAATACTGAAGTTTCTGAGTATAGTTTGAATAATTCCTATACTACTATTCTAGAATCTAATTATAGTTATAATTGGTTTCTACAAGGTCATCAAAGCGCTAGCGCCAATAACAATAATATCAAAATTGATTGGGATAAATCCGGAAACGGAATAGTGAAAGTCATTAAAACCAATACAGTAACTGGTCAAAGAAGAACAGGAAATCTTGACATAACCATTTCTCCTATTGCTGTCTCTCATAATAATTTTACAATTCAGGCTGTTGGTGAGACCTGCCCTGATACAAATAATGCAAAGATTTTGATTTCAGCATTAGAAAATCATAATTATACAGTAACTATAAATGGACAAGATTACGAATTTTCTTCTGATTTAGTTATTGAGAACTTAACTCCTGATTCATATGATTTTTGTGTAGAGATTTTAGATTCTTCATTCAGTCAATGTTTTTCGGTTAACTTGGCAGAAAGCACTACCATTTCAGGAAAAACATCAAATGACAGGAAAGGAAAAGTCTCTGTAAACATACAAGAAGGAACTGCACCTTATTCTGTCTATAGAAACGGTAAAGAAGTCCTAAAAACATCTTCAAAATCATTTGAGGTTGTCGCTTCTCATGGCGATTTAATTGATGTAACTACAAGTAAATCATGTGAAGGTAAACTATCCAATAGGATTGATACCATAAACAATATAGTTGCTTACCCCAATCCAACCAGTGGTCGTTTTGAAATTGCTTTACCCATTTTAGATGAGGAAATAAAATTAGAGGTTTTTACTATTCAGTCTCAACTAATTTCTTCTTCTATTTACAAAGCTAATAATGGCAAAATAGAACTGGACTTTCAAGAACAACCCAACGGTGTTTATTTCTTAAAAGTCAACTTAAAAAAACCTATTACCGTTAAAATAATTAAGAATTAGTTATAAAATCCAAGTTGAAAGAGATTAATCGCTGTAAGGCAAACCTACGATTAATCATGTTTTTAGCTGTTATTATCCATATTTAATTTCTTAAATACACATTAGTTTTGCTTCTGTTAAATTCAAACAAAACCAATCTATGGAAGCCAAAACCATCGAATTAGTACAAGGAACATTTAAAGAAGTTGTTCCTATCGCAGATAAAGCTGCAGAAATATTTTATGATAAACTATTTGATTTAGACCCAAGCCTTAAGCCTTTATTTAAAGGGGACATGAAAGAACAGGGAAAAAAATTAATGACCATGATAGGCACCGCCGTAAATGGCTTAAATAACTTGGATGCTATTGTTCCAGCCGTTCAAAACCTTGGAAGAAACCACGTAGGTTATGGTGTTAAAGACAGCCATTACGATACTGTTGGTTCTGCCCTTATTTATACATTAGAAACTGGACTAGGAAAACTTTTTACTCCTGATGTAAAAGCGGCCTGGGTAGAAGTATACACTGTCTTAGCAACCACTATGAAAGACGCTGCAAACCAAGCAGAAGCTGTAGCTGTAGCTGATGAAAAGCCGTGGTGGAAATTTTGGTAAAATCCATTTACATGGTCTTAAGAACATGAAGAAGCAGGTTTAACAGACCTGCTTTTTTATTGTATTTTATCATGTACCTTGGTATGCTTCCCTTTGTTCCAAAGGGTAAGAATATCGGTCGCAACATGAGCACCACTTCCCGATGCAATTGCAAACTGGCTTCGCCATCCCGCCAAAGTTCCAGCTACGTATAGGTTGTCACGTATTAAATGATTAGTGTTTTTTAACCAAATACGTTCCTTTTCGGGAACATCTCTTGGGTGTGGTTCAATATAATTCTCGAGGCCTTTTATCCGCATTAAATTGGTGTAACCAACAGCTATAACCACAAGTTTTGATTTGTAGGTGTTTTTATTAGTTTTCACCTCAAACCCATAATCTGTTTCATTAATTTCAGAGACCTTTTCCTTATTAATCTGTTCCACATGTGGGTATAGATCCGATAACTGCTTTTTACCAGTTTCCAGAATAGAGGCTCCTGTGGTTCCTGGGGCTAAACCCAGAACATTATTGAATAAAGCAGTCTGTAAATGCGAGGTTTTTTGATGCGCTATAATACCAATGTACTTGTCTTTAGCAAAAGCCTTGTCTTTGGCCGACCCAAGAACTAAAGCACAAGATAAGCCCGCAGCACCTCCACCTACTATCAATGCATCGAACATACTATTTTCCCTTTTTTACTTTTTCCTCAATACGCTTAGATACTCTTAAAATAGCCATTAACAATATGGCACACAGCGCTGCTACAACCGTGATAACAGCAACCATACTTTCACCTTCTAAAGGTGCCTTAAAATCTATCTTAGTGAAATTGAAAATGGCCATAATCACAGCCAGAACAATAATTACAACAGAAGCAATTTTCATTTTTTAAAAATTTTTGTTTTTGGATTTAGCTCCATTCAACTACTCAAATAATCAAACAACTTTGTGTTTTAGTTAATTGAACAAAACTTTAATGTTTTCGGCAAATAATTTAACCGCAATAGCAAGGAGTACAACTCCAAATACCTTTCGTATTATACTTATCCCGTTCGAACCTAAAAAACTTTCAATCCTTTTAGATGTTTTGAGAACAATATAAATGAATATGACATTTAAAATAATAGCAACGATAATATTCTCTACTTCAAATTCCGCCCGCAACGACAGTAAGGTTGTTAAACTACCAGGGCCCGCTATTAAGGGGAAAGCCAAAGGGAATATAGATGCCGTCATTACACTATTCTCTTCTTCTTTGTAAAGCGTTATCCCTAAAATCATTTCAAGGGCAATGAAAAATAAAATAAACGCACCGGCAACTGCGAACGAATTAACATCAATACCAATTAAATTTAAAATGCTCTTTCCCAAAAAAAGAAAGGTAATCATAATGGCACCCGCAATTAGCGAAGCTTTTTCACTTTGAATATGCCCTACTTTCTTTCTTAAATCTATTATAATTGGAATGTTTCCAACAACATCAATAACGGCAAATAAAACCATAAAAGCGGTAAAAATTTCTTTTGGTACGAGCTTCATATTGATCATTAATTATTTTGACAAAGGTCGGTATTTAAATTTAAAGTTTATCTATTTTTACACCGCTTAAGATTACAGAATAATGTTTCAACTCGGAAAAACCATTGTTTCAGATGATATTGTAAAAAAAGACTTTCTATGCAATCTGTCTGCCTGCAAAGGCGCCTGTTGTATAGACGGTGATGCTGGAGCGCCTCTAGAGAAAGATGAAATAAACATACTAGAGGACATCTACCCAAAGGTAAAACCCTTTTTGCGACAAAAAGGTATCGATGCCATTGAAGCACAAGGCACTTCCATTTCAACCGAAGAAGGAGAACTTGAGACCCCCTTAATAAACAATGCCGAATGTGCCTATGTGATTTATGATGAAAATGACGTAGCGCTTTGTGCCATCGAAGAAGCCTACAACCAAGGAGAGATTTCCTGGAAAAAACCGGTCTCTTGTCATTTATACCCTATTCGGGTTACGGATTATTCTGAATTCTCGGCAGTTAACTATCACAAATGGCAAATTTGTGATGATGCTTGCACGCTTGGTGAAGAACTTAAAGTACCTATCTACAAATTTGTTAAAGAAGCACTCATAAGAAAATTTGGAGAAGATTGGTATTTAGAACTAGAAAAAGTTGCTAAAACGTTATAAACATCCTAAAATTTCATCGAAAAAAAAGTATAAAACCCTTTGTTTAAAAGGCGTTTAGAAAGTTAATCGTATATTATTTTTTTGTAAACTTTTTGATTTCCAAAAAAAGTTATTTACTTCATTTTCAATATTTTAACCTATTTTTCTTGTAAACTTTATTATTTTACTCCTGTTTTTTCTTTGTTAAAAACTTGTTGAAAACGTTTTTTTAACTGCATAAAAATGTATTAATCATTTTGCAATCTTTGTGAAACTCAATTCTGAGTAAAAAATACAATTATCAATACATAGCCTTTGTTGAATTCCTTTTATTAAGAATTATTTCATCAAAGTTTTTTAAAAATATACCAAATAATTTGGTGTGTTTTCAGGATGTTCCTGTAGCAATCGGTGTGTCAAAATTTAACTAACCAATAAATGGAAATAACTCATATTATTAAGCGTGATTACGAAACTAGTCCTTTCGTTTTAGACAAAATTACCAACGCTGTAGAGAAAGCCATGCTCTCAGTAAATCACGGGTCAAGGCAAGATGCCAGTGAAATCTCAGACCGCGTTTTCGAATCGCTTCTAGCTAGAAAAGCTATGGATGCAAGATATGTCCCTACTGTAGAACAAGTACAGGATATTGTAGAAGACAAGCTAATGGGTAGTGCCTTTCATGATGCTGCCAAGGCTTACATTCTTTACAGAGATGAGCAGAACAGGAAAAGACAGACCAACATCTTTGAAAAACGTATTAACCTTAAACCTTATGAATATCCAGATTTATATGAGTATGTAAATGCCATTAGACATTCTTATTGGATCCACACTGAATTTAATTTTACTAGCGATATTCAAGATTTTAAAGCGCAACTAAATTCAGTAGAAAAATCGGCCATAAAAAATACCATGTTGGCGATTTCTCAAATTGAAGTCGCTGTTAAAACCTTTTGGGGCGATATTTACCAAAAAATGCCAAAGCCTGAGATTGGTTCTGTTGGAGCAACTTTTGCCGAGAGTGAAGTACGTCACCATGACGCCTATTCACATTTA
This genomic interval carries:
- a CDS encoding DUF3109 family protein: MFQLGKTIVSDDIVKKDFLCNLSACKGACCIDGDAGAPLEKDEINILEDIYPKVKPFLRQKGIDAIEAQGTSISTEEGELETPLINNAECAYVIYDENDVALCAIEEAYNQGEISWKKPVSCHLYPIRVTDYSEFSAVNYHKWQICDDACTLGEELKVPIYKFVKEALIRKFGEDWYLELEKVAKTL
- a CDS encoding MarC family protein codes for the protein MKLVPKEIFTAFMVLFAVIDVVGNIPIIIDLRKKVGHIQSEKASLIAGAIMITFLFLGKSILNLIGIDVNSFAVAGAFILFFIALEMILGITLYKEEENSVMTASIFPLAFPLIAGPGSLTTLLSLRAEFEVENIIVAIILNVIFIYIVLKTSKRIESFLGSNGISIIRKVFGVVLLAIAVKLFAENIKVLFN
- a CDS encoding NAD(P)/FAD-dependent oxidoreductase, with protein sequence MFDALIVGGGAAGLSCALVLGSAKDKAFAKDKYIGIIAHQKTSHLQTALFNNVLGLAPGTTGASILETGKKQLSDLYPHVEQINKEKVSEINETDYGFEVKTNKNTYKSKLVVIAVGYTNLMRIKGLENYIEPHPRDVPEKERIWLKNTNHLIRDNLYVAGTLAGWRSQFAIASGSGAHVATDILTLWNKGKHTKVHDKIQ
- a CDS encoding globin family protein encodes the protein MEAKTIELVQGTFKEVVPIADKAAEIFYDKLFDLDPSLKPLFKGDMKEQGKKLMTMIGTAVNGLNNLDAIVPAVQNLGRNHVGYGVKDSHYDTVGSALIYTLETGLGKLFTPDVKAAWVEVYTVLATTMKDAANQAEAVAVADEKPWWKFW